In Thermomicrobiales bacterium, one genomic interval encodes:
- a CDS encoding PIN domain-containing protein, whose product MITLDTSAVLASIDRTDPNHDRVIDALARARGPLVLPIAILSEVTYLVEENLGTHILESFIWTIVEHQFILDCGDQDIARIHTLVVRYRDLPLGFSDAAVIACGERNGGLIATLDYRHFGVVAGEGTIRIVP is encoded by the coding sequence TTGATAACGCTCGATACCTCAGCGGTCCTGGCATCAATCGACCGAACCGATCCGAACCACGACCGAGTCATTGATGCGTTGGCCCGCGCACGAGGTCCGCTGGTGCTTCCGATTGCGATCCTCTCGGAGGTAACCTACCTCGTCGAGGAGAATCTCGGAACCCATATCCTTGAATCGTTCATCTGGACCATCGTCGAACACCAGTTCATTCTCGATTGCGGCGACCAGGATATCGCCCGTATCCATACACTCGTCGTTCGCTATCGCGACTTGCCGCTTGGATTCTCGGACGCCGCAGTGATCGCTTGTGGGGAGCGAAACGGCGGTCTCATTGCGACGCTGGACTATCGGCACTTTGGCGTGGTTGCCGGTGAGGGTACGATCCGGATCGTGCCCTGA
- a CDS encoding helix-turn-helix domain-containing protein — MSLGAPMHLAGLVRHFRLAAGLSQEELAERSGLSARTVSDFERGLRTAPRPETIRMLSEGLGLSDSERASLIAAARPELAPHLPVESSETSLDLDAWRSELPRTAGELIGRERETADLTAMLSNGMVRLVTLTGPGGVGKTRLALAVAHEMTAAFDGGVVFVALAPVRDASLVVPTIARAIGVQETGDRPLIDRIGDALGNRPALLVLDNMEQVPDAAADVAALLAGIPELKVLVTSRGALRLSSEQLYPVPTLRLPDPEAQLLMEDATRSPAVALFIDRARQVQPAFALTETNVSPVVEICRRLDGLPLAIELAAARTSLLPPSALLARMERRLPVLTGGPRDLPERLQTMRAAIAWSYELLSPEEQTAFRQLAVFDGGFTLEAAESIMTASTQEMPGGAVVSQLDLLAALVDRGLVWQAEQPDGDARFGMLETIREFGLEQLIAAGEADAVHGAHAAWFLALAETLDTDGGPTAYGELDRIERELPNFRVALAWTEQIDDTRLGLRLAQSLFRLWMLRSHRIEGRGWLERALVRDGGEPSAERAATLVYLGEIEHTYGNVDLGVRYRLQGLALARALDHRRTIVFALAHLAGGAVDAGDAEQANLFLAEVEPRGAHPDDWIDVPGFVLYNRGMLARQLDDLDSARRFFTDALARFDRKGDVYYRAIASEMLGLTHCECGDYAQAVTSLLDSLDDWRTVGTRESLIDWMAMVATLAAAVDEPERASRWFGAVEAQAEIYGFNFPVPERERFARTAERVRTGPADPNWSAGRTLTLAQVTAEAAAWLDDSAGSFWQPVSPIEDR; from the coding sequence ATGTCGTTGGGAGCGCCGATGCACCTTGCCGGACTCGTTCGCCATTTCCGGCTGGCTGCTGGATTGAGCCAGGAGGAGCTGGCAGAGCGATCGGGTCTGAGCGCGCGCACGGTCAGCGATTTCGAGCGGGGATTGCGCACCGCACCACGACCCGAAACCATTCGCATGCTGTCCGAAGGGCTCGGTCTCTCCGACAGTGAGCGCGCATCCCTCATCGCCGCGGCCAGACCAGAGCTCGCTCCCCACCTACCGGTGGAGTCCAGCGAGACATCACTCGACCTGGACGCGTGGCGCTCCGAGCTTCCCCGCACGGCCGGCGAGCTGATCGGCCGCGAGCGTGAAACAGCCGATCTCACAGCCATGCTCTCCAACGGCATGGTCCGCCTGGTCACCCTGACTGGTCCAGGAGGTGTCGGCAAGACTCGGCTCGCCCTCGCAGTCGCGCATGAAATGACCGCTGCGTTCGATGGTGGCGTGGTTTTCGTCGCGTTGGCGCCCGTGCGTGACGCGAGCCTGGTCGTTCCTACCATCGCGCGGGCCATTGGCGTCCAGGAAACCGGCGACCGGCCGCTGATCGATCGGATAGGCGACGCTCTAGGAAATCGCCCCGCGCTGTTGGTGCTCGATAACATGGAACAAGTGCCGGATGCTGCCGCCGATGTGGCCGCGCTGCTTGCTGGCATCCCCGAGCTCAAGGTTCTGGTTACCAGCCGGGGAGCGCTGCGGCTCTCCAGCGAGCAACTGTACCCAGTCCCCACGCTGCGCTTGCCGGACCCGGAAGCACAGCTTCTGATGGAAGACGCAACCAGATCTCCAGCGGTCGCGCTCTTTATCGACCGTGCCCGGCAGGTGCAACCCGCCTTCGCGCTGACCGAGACGAACGTCTCTCCGGTGGTCGAGATTTGCCGCCGGCTCGATGGCTTGCCACTCGCTATCGAGCTGGCCGCGGCGCGGACGTCGCTGCTGCCACCGTCGGCGCTGCTCGCGCGCATGGAACGGCGCCTGCCAGTGCTCACAGGCGGTCCGCGCGACCTGCCCGAGCGGCTGCAAACCATGCGCGCCGCCATCGCCTGGAGCTACGAGCTGCTCTCGCCCGAGGAACAAACCGCCTTCCGGCAACTCGCCGTCTTCGATGGCGGATTCACGCTCGAGGCTGCTGAATCGATCATGACCGCGAGCACTCAGGAGATGCCCGGAGGGGCTGTCGTCTCGCAGCTCGACCTGCTCGCGGCGCTGGTCGACCGCGGTCTCGTCTGGCAAGCGGAGCAACCGGACGGCGATGCCCGTTTCGGCATGCTCGAAACCATCCGGGAGTTCGGGTTGGAACAGCTCATTGCCGCTGGCGAAGCGGATGCCGTTCACGGGGCGCATGCAGCCTGGTTCCTGGCCCTTGCCGAAACCCTCGACACCGACGGAGGGCCGACGGCGTACGGTGAGCTGGATCGCATCGAGCGGGAGCTGCCGAACTTCCGGGTTGCGTTGGCATGGACCGAACAGATCGATGACACCCGTCTGGGACTGCGACTGGCTCAATCCCTTTTTCGACTCTGGATGCTACGCAGCCATCGCATCGAGGGCCGCGGCTGGCTCGAACGCGCGCTGGTGCGCGATGGAGGAGAACCATCTGCGGAACGCGCTGCCACGCTGGTGTACCTGGGTGAGATCGAGCACACCTATGGGAATGTCGATCTGGGAGTCAGGTATCGGCTCCAGGGCCTCGCGCTCGCCCGAGCGCTCGATCATCGCCGCACCATCGTGTTTGCCCTGGCGCACCTCGCGGGCGGCGCTGTGGACGCAGGCGATGCCGAGCAGGCCAACCTGTTCCTGGCAGAGGTCGAGCCACGGGGAGCGCACCCCGACGACTGGATCGATGTTCCAGGGTTTGTCCTTTACAACCGCGGAATGCTTGCGCGCCAACTCGATGATCTGGACTCAGCAAGACGCTTTTTCACTGATGCCCTCGCGCGATTCGACCGAAAGGGTGACGTCTACTACAGGGCCATCGCGTCCGAGATGCTGGGACTCACACATTGCGAGTGCGGCGACTATGCGCAGGCAGTTACGAGCTTGCTGGATTCCCTCGATGACTGGCGAACGGTCGGCACGCGCGAGAGCCTGATCGACTGGATGGCGATGGTAGCGACCCTTGCCGCTGCCGTGGACGAGCCAGAACGGGCCAGCCGCTGGTTCGGCGCGGTCGAAGCTCAGGCGGAGATCTACGGCTTCAACTTCCCCGTACCCGAGCGGGAGCGCTTCGCGCGCACCGCGGAGCGCGTTCGCACCGGCCCGGCCGACCCAAACTGGTCCGCCGGCCGCACCCTCACCCTCGCCCAGGTCACCGCCGAAGCCGCCGCCTGGCTGGACGACAGTGCCGGTTCGTTCTGGCAACCAGTCTCACCAATCGAGGACCGCTGA
- a CDS encoding nuclear transport factor 2 family protein: MIVKSTVDSVRSREGNRRTTDAQCYASSTGRRLSGLLVVLLVAVSFMALLEVRRIPLVSPYLARSTNATQTIRSFYAGLNEYMETGDAGAVSNLLAPDALVVVPAHGAMGADSGLLTYLMALRSTLPDLRFTVEKIESEGDIAIATVRRSGIEEAPFAALGSASGVSQEFFRVSDGRVTQQWTTEPDTVLTHPLTTAPAPVHLLQGGHLAIAELTFAPHAGGAFPVDGPALLLIEQGSLTLIGDGFSQLLDLVSGVASAPGPDERVSAKPGQAIVIPAYRANVQNDSPDTVVARIATLVQDSQGMLSAYPADRPRPPEALNHFSTMRLARTMIVGPVTVRPLGFDNYPIPAGEWEVEIVWVVLGPGTTLPPAVVGDRALAHIMTDSEPVSTSYQHPGDLPDSLRNDGSDPVTALMIRVTQLEG; the protein is encoded by the coding sequence ATGATCGTCAAGAGCACGGTCGATAGTGTCAGGTCACGCGAGGGCAATCGACGCACCACCGATGCGCAGTGCTATGCCAGCTCGACTGGGCGGCGCCTTTCCGGGCTGTTGGTCGTGCTCCTGGTGGCGGTCAGCTTCATGGCGCTGCTGGAGGTCAGAAGGATTCCGCTCGTCTCTCCGTATCTGGCGCGCTCGACCAACGCGACGCAAACCATCCGCAGCTTCTACGCCGGACTCAACGAGTACATGGAAACCGGCGATGCCGGCGCCGTTTCGAACCTCCTCGCGCCGGATGCGCTGGTGGTCGTCCCCGCACATGGCGCGATGGGAGCCGATTCCGGTCTGCTCACCTATCTGATGGCCCTTCGGTCGACGCTGCCGGACCTTCGGTTCACGGTCGAGAAGATCGAATCCGAAGGTGACATTGCCATCGCCACGGTGCGCCGGTCAGGAATCGAAGAGGCGCCGTTTGCCGCCTTGGGCAGCGCGTCCGGAGTCTCCCAGGAATTCTTCCGGGTGAGTGACGGACGCGTCACGCAGCAATGGACGACCGAACCCGATACGGTCTTGACGCACCCGCTCACGACAGCGCCGGCGCCCGTCCATTTGCTGCAAGGCGGCCACCTTGCCATCGCTGAGCTCACGTTCGCTCCGCACGCGGGTGGAGCATTTCCTGTCGACGGGCCTGCGCTGCTGCTGATCGAGCAAGGGAGCCTGACCCTGATCGGGGATGGCTTCAGCCAGTTGCTCGACCTCGTTTCCGGTGTCGCATCGGCGCCCGGTCCAGACGAACGTGTTTCCGCGAAACCGGGACAGGCTATTGTCATCCCGGCGTACCGCGCGAACGTCCAGAACGACAGCCCTGATACGGTCGTCGCGCGCATCGCAACGCTCGTGCAGGATTCACAAGGCATGCTGTCAGCCTATCCCGCCGATCGGCCGCGTCCGCCAGAAGCGCTCAATCATTTCTCGACGATGCGCTTGGCCCGCACCATGATCGTTGGCCCCGTCACGGTTCGTCCGCTCGGTTTCGACAACTACCCGATCCCCGCCGGCGAATGGGAGGTCGAGATCGTCTGGGTTGTGCTCGGACCGGGCACCACACTTCCACCGGCGGTGGTTGGCGATCGCGCCCTGGCGCACATCATGACCGATTCGGAGCCGGTCTCCACGTCGTACCAGCACCCCGGGGACCTCCCCGATTCCCTTCGGAACGACGGCAGCGATCCGGTGACCGCGCTCATGATCCGGGTGACCCAGCTCGAGGGATAG
- a CDS encoding sugar phosphate isomerase/epimerase: MKVGFASLVGLEPRPLVDVVAWAAANGLQGMEVNVGPGHPVTDGGSLHGHLDLDAILFDGPEPVRALFDDHGIELTALAPMINLLTSDDDLRRQRITVMEKTIDAAAALGCPTVVTYTGSGNGMYFYGLPGVGDAHPSNTVAENLARYVEVYGPLAERAEARGVRIAFETAGRGGGEGNIAHNPELWQAMFAALPSPAIGLSFDPSHLLWLGIDDTPGLIREFGSRIYHVDGKDCEIVRDRLRRQGILGSGWWRYRLPGNGELDWVAIVSALRAIGYDGTISIEQEDDLDPGYDAVARSARYLHEVLGE; encoded by the coding sequence GTGAAGGTCGGGTTTGCATCGCTGGTGGGGCTGGAACCGCGCCCGCTGGTGGACGTGGTCGCCTGGGCGGCAGCCAACGGTTTGCAGGGGATGGAGGTCAATGTCGGTCCGGGACACCCCGTGACCGATGGTGGATCGCTCCACGGGCATCTCGATCTGGACGCAATCTTGTTCGATGGTCCGGAACCGGTGCGGGCGCTCTTCGATGACCACGGCATCGAGCTCACCGCGCTGGCCCCGATGATCAATCTGCTGACATCGGACGACGATTTGCGTCGACAACGCATCACCGTTATGGAAAAGACGATCGACGCCGCGGCAGCGCTTGGATGCCCAACGGTGGTGACCTACACCGGTTCGGGCAACGGGATGTACTTCTATGGGCTGCCGGGTGTGGGTGACGCGCATCCGTCGAACACGGTGGCGGAAAACCTCGCCCGGTACGTCGAGGTCTACGGTCCGCTCGCCGAGCGCGCCGAAGCCAGGGGGGTGCGCATCGCGTTCGAGACTGCCGGGCGCGGCGGGGGTGAAGGAAACATCGCCCACAATCCCGAGCTCTGGCAGGCCATGTTTGCCGCGCTTCCCTCCCCGGCGATAGGACTCAGTTTCGATCCATCGCATCTGCTCTGGCTGGGCATCGACGACACTCCCGGATTGATCCGCGAATTCGGCAGCCGGATCTATCACGTCGACGGCAAGGACTGCGAGATCGTGCGCGACCGCTTGCGGCGTCAGGGCATTCTCGGCAGCGGGTGGTGGCGCTACCGGTTGCCCGGCAACGGCGAGCTCGATTGGGTCGCCATCGTCTCCGCGCTGCGCGCCATCGGCTACGACGGCACGATCAGCATCGAACAGGAAGACGATCTCGATCCGGGGTACGACGCGGTGGCCCGTTCGGCCCGCTATCTGCATGAGGTATTGGGCGAATGA
- a CDS encoding Gfo/Idh/MocA family oxidoreductase: MSEQALRVGIIGCGKIARTHAEAIGITPGASLVAFCDADPGRAEAFANEFGAEIATDSLDTFFSKGTLDAAMICTPHPVHEQLVVACAEAGVHVLCEKPIAVRLEEADRMIEATDAAGVAFGVIFQRRFWPAAQRIRRAIDDGLLGTLTFGSSYSHLWRPRSYFESDPWRGKWETEGGGVMMNQAVHMVDMLQWFMGPAAEVYGKIATLRHGAYIDVEDTVAATVTFQSGALGAIEAFTTVEPEFGFRIMLRGDNGATVSLLEAPEGTQGVNDIWTFEPAATERASWADAEQGRPGFPEFHQLQIAEFLDAIRHGRPPAVTGRDARNSLAIILGIYESSRTGKPVALR; encoded by the coding sequence ATGAGCGAGCAAGCGCTACGCGTTGGCATCATCGGCTGCGGCAAGATCGCGCGCACCCACGCCGAAGCAATTGGAATCACCCCGGGAGCATCGCTGGTCGCATTCTGCGATGCCGATCCGGGCCGGGCAGAGGCGTTCGCAAACGAGTTCGGCGCGGAGATCGCCACCGATTCGCTGGACACCTTCTTTTCAAAGGGAACCCTGGATGCAGCGATGATCTGCACCCCGCATCCGGTTCACGAACAGCTGGTGGTGGCCTGCGCCGAGGCAGGCGTCCACGTGCTCTGCGAAAAACCGATCGCGGTCCGGCTGGAGGAAGCCGACCGGATGATCGAGGCGACCGATGCGGCCGGGGTCGCGTTCGGGGTGATCTTCCAGCGGCGGTTCTGGCCGGCAGCGCAACGCATCCGCCGCGCGATCGACGATGGGCTGCTCGGCACGCTGACCTTTGGATCGTCCTACTCCCATCTCTGGCGCCCGCGGTCGTACTTCGAATCCGATCCCTGGCGCGGGAAATGGGAAACCGAGGGCGGCGGGGTGATGATGAACCAGGCTGTGCACATGGTCGACATGCTGCAGTGGTTCATGGGCCCCGCAGCGGAGGTGTACGGCAAGATCGCGACCCTGCGGCATGGGGCATATATCGACGTAGAAGACACCGTGGCGGCCACGGTCACGTTCCAGAGCGGGGCGCTCGGCGCGATCGAGGCATTCACCACCGTGGAACCCGAGTTCGGGTTCCGCATCATGCTCCGCGGCGACAATGGCGCGACCGTGAGCTTGCTGGAAGCGCCGGAAGGCACCCAGGGGGTCAACGACATCTGGACGTTCGAGCCGGCAGCGACAGAACGCGCGTCCTGGGCCGACGCCGAACAGGGACGCCCCGGCTTCCCGGAGTTTCATCAGCTCCAGATCGCCGAATTCCTGGACGCCATCCGGCATGGCCGCCCACCAGCCGTCACCGGCCGCGACGCGCGTAACTCCCTGGCGATCATTCTGGGAATCTATGAATCGTCGCGGACCGGGAAGCCAGTGGCGCTGCGCTGA